A single genomic interval of Nocardioides nitrophenolicus harbors:
- a CDS encoding molybdopterin-dependent oxidoreductase has translation MRKLIWAGYGVLATLFGIGLAHLAAALTHPAASPVLAVGSAVIDRTPTPMKEWAIRTFGSADKAVLVGSVLAGVLVLAAVAGVLARRRFAVGAGLLVALVAIAAAAVLTRPEAEPLDLVPSLVAALAAPAALRLLGRTHHASAAREGGDGRRALLLTVTAVGAMAAVGGLGGRLVTRLRARPEDVALPAPADPAPPLPRGLDDQVPGITRFRTPTADFYRVDTRLDVPVISADDWTLSIDGDVDRKVTLSFDDLLAMPLVERDITLTCVSNSVGGPYVGAARWLGVRLTDVLDLAGIGSTKADQILSTDFAGMTISTPLALATDGRDALVAVGMNGRPLPREHGFPVRLVIPGLYGFISATKWLRRLTLTTYDDQQAYWTERGWATDAPIKISARIDTPKALAELAAGEVVVGGVAWAQERGGIAGVQVRVDGGPWVDAQLGPDGGDDYWRQWFHRWSAAPGSHRIAVRAVAGNGEPQAAVRAEPFPNGASGLHELLVRVS, from the coding sequence ATGCGCAAGCTCATCTGGGCCGGGTACGGCGTCCTGGCGACCCTGTTCGGCATCGGCCTCGCCCACCTGGCCGCCGCCCTGACCCACCCCGCGGCCTCACCCGTGCTGGCGGTCGGCTCGGCGGTGATCGACCGCACCCCCACGCCGATGAAGGAGTGGGCGATCCGGACCTTCGGGAGCGCCGACAAGGCCGTCCTGGTGGGCTCGGTGCTGGCCGGGGTGCTGGTGCTGGCGGCCGTGGCCGGCGTGCTCGCCCGGCGCCGGTTCGCGGTCGGGGCCGGGCTGCTGGTCGCCCTGGTCGCGATCGCCGCCGCGGCCGTGCTGACCCGGCCGGAGGCGGAGCCGCTCGACCTGGTCCCCTCCCTCGTGGCCGCGCTCGCCGCGCCCGCAGCGCTGCGGCTGCTGGGCCGCACCCACCACGCGAGCGCCGCCCGCGAGGGGGGTGACGGCCGTCGCGCGCTGCTGCTGACGGTCACCGCCGTGGGCGCGATGGCCGCGGTGGGCGGGCTGGGCGGGCGGCTGGTGACCCGGCTGCGCGCCCGTCCCGAGGACGTCGCCCTCCCCGCACCGGCCGATCCCGCGCCGCCGCTGCCGCGCGGCCTGGACGACCAGGTGCCCGGCATCACCCGGTTCCGTACGCCGACCGCCGACTTCTACCGGGTCGACACCCGCCTCGACGTACCCGTGATCAGCGCCGACGACTGGACGCTGAGCATCGACGGCGACGTGGACCGGAAGGTGACGCTGAGCTTCGACGACCTGCTCGCGATGCCGCTGGTCGAGCGCGACATCACGCTGACCTGCGTCTCCAACAGCGTCGGTGGACCGTACGTCGGCGCGGCGCGCTGGCTGGGCGTCCGGCTGACCGACGTGCTCGACCTCGCCGGCATCGGCTCGACGAAGGCCGACCAGATCCTGTCGACGGACTTCGCCGGGATGACGATCAGCACCCCGCTCGCGCTGGCCACCGACGGCCGCGACGCCCTGGTGGCGGTCGGCATGAACGGCAGGCCGCTCCCGCGCGAGCACGGCTTCCCGGTGCGGCTGGTGATCCCGGGGCTGTACGGCTTCATCAGCGCCACCAAGTGGCTGCGCCGCCTCACCCTGACGACGTACGACGACCAGCAGGCCTACTGGACCGAGCGCGGCTGGGCGACGGACGCCCCGATCAAGATCAGCGCCCGGATCGACACCCCGAAGGCGCTGGCCGAGCTGGCCGCCGGCGAGGTGGTGGTCGGCGGCGTCGCGTGGGCGCAGGAGCGGGGCGGGATCGCCGGCGTCCAGGTGCGCGTCGACGGCGGTCCGTGGGTCGACGCGCAGCTGGGCCCGGACGGCGGCGACGACTACTGGCGCCAGTGGTTCCACCGGTGGTCCGCCGCTCCCGGCTCGCACCGGATCGCGGTGCGGGCCGTCGCCGGCAACGGCGAGCCGCAGGCCGCGGTGCGCGCCGAGCCCTTCCCGAACGGCGCCTCCGGCCTGCACGAGCTGCTCGTCCGCGTCTCCTGA
- a CDS encoding ATP-dependent zinc protease family protein, giving the protein MVAGWREWVRLPGLGVGPVKAKLDTGARTSALHAFDLTSFDRDGADWVRFSVHPWQRSAEDAVYVECPVHDRRTIRSSTGHTQERFVVLTELELLDHTITTEVTLTRRDEMGFRMLVGREALRQGFLVDSGRSYLGGRPPRRVRRKNRGRADGPA; this is encoded by the coding sequence GTGGTCGCCGGCTGGCGCGAGTGGGTGCGCCTGCCGGGTCTGGGCGTGGGACCGGTCAAGGCCAAGCTCGACACCGGTGCCCGCACCTCCGCCCTTCATGCCTTCGACCTCACCTCCTTCGACCGCGACGGCGCCGACTGGGTCCGCTTCTCGGTCCATCCGTGGCAGCGCTCCGCCGAGGACGCGGTCTACGTCGAGTGCCCGGTCCACGACCGCCGCACGATCCGCAGCTCCACCGGCCACACCCAGGAGCGGTTCGTCGTCCTCACCGAGCTCGAGCTGCTCGACCACACGATCACGACCGAGGTGACGCTGACCCGCCGCGACGAGATGGGCTTCCGGATGCTCGTCGGCCGCGAGGCGCTGCGCCAGGGCTTCCTGGTCGACTCCGGTCGCTCCTATCTCGGCGGGCGGCCGCCACGCCGGGTGCGCCGCAAGAACCGGGGGCGGGCCGATGGCCCTGCGTGA
- a CDS encoding succinylglutamate desuccinylase/aspartoacylase family protein yields the protein MALRESFAIGTVRVRAGSAKEVELPITRLVTGGDISLPVRVLHGREPGPTVWVNAAIHGDEVMGVEVVQQIVASLSPKTLRGTVLAVPVVNVFGFMTGDRYLPDRRDLNRSFPGSARGSLASRIAHLFMTEVVGKCDVGIDLHTAADRRSNLPQIRADLDDPRTRELAETFGAPVMLHARLRDGSLRQAGRERGARVLLYEAGEAMRFQAEPIAVGVAGVRRVLASLGMIDPDPAWADHPAPAESRSSGWVRARGTGILYLEVRLGDRVENGQRLGGLSDTFGRRVRLVHADRDGIVIGLTRAPIVNAGDALVHIATPV from the coding sequence ATGGCCCTGCGTGAGTCCTTCGCGATCGGCACCGTGCGGGTCCGGGCCGGCTCCGCCAAGGAGGTGGAGCTCCCGATCACCCGCCTGGTGACGGGCGGCGACATCAGCCTGCCGGTGCGGGTCCTCCACGGCCGCGAGCCGGGGCCGACCGTGTGGGTCAACGCCGCGATCCACGGCGACGAGGTGATGGGCGTCGAGGTGGTGCAGCAGATCGTGGCGAGCCTGTCGCCCAAGACGCTGCGCGGCACGGTGCTCGCCGTACCCGTGGTCAACGTGTTCGGCTTCATGACCGGCGACCGCTATCTCCCCGACCGCCGTGACCTCAACCGCTCCTTCCCCGGCTCGGCCCGCGGCTCGCTCGCCAGCCGGATCGCGCACCTGTTCATGACCGAGGTGGTCGGCAAGTGCGACGTCGGCATCGACCTGCACACCGCCGCCGACCGGCGCTCCAACCTGCCCCAGATCCGCGCCGACCTCGACGACCCCCGCACCCGCGAGCTCGCCGAGACCTTCGGTGCGCCGGTCATGCTGCACGCCCGGCTCCGCGACGGCTCGCTGCGCCAGGCCGGCCGCGAGCGCGGCGCCCGGGTGCTCCTCTACGAGGCCGGGGAGGCGATGCGCTTCCAGGCCGAGCCGATCGCCGTCGGCGTCGCGGGCGTACGACGGGTGCTCGCCTCCCTCGGCATGATCGACCCCGACCCGGCGTGGGCCGACCACCCGGCGCCCGCCGAGTCCCGCTCCAGCGGGTGGGTGCGCGCCCGCGGCACCGGCATCCTGTACCTCGAGGTCCGGCTCGGCGACCGGGTCGAGAACGGCCAGCGCCTCGGCGGGCTGTCCGACACCTTCGGCCGCCGGGTCCGGCTGGTCCACGCCGACCGCGACGGGATCGTGATCGGGCTGACCCGGGCGCCGATCGTCAACGCCGGCGACGCGCTCGTCCACATCGCCACGCCGGTCTGA